In Triticum urartu cultivar G1812 chromosome 6, Tu2.1, whole genome shotgun sequence, the following proteins share a genomic window:
- the LOC125514204 gene encoding TOM1-like protein 1 has translation MSDNLMEKVNALGERLKITGSEVGKQMQAGMSSMSFKMKELFQAQTPADKIVEDATAETLEGPDWAANLEICDLINTEKVNSVDLIRGIKKRIMLKEARVQFLALFLLETIVKNCEKAFSEVAAERILDEMVRLIDDPQTVVNNRNKALTLIEAWGESGDELRYLPVYEQTYKSLKSRGIRFPGRDNESLAPIFTPPRSVAEAEVAANFSQQIFEDVHVHTYTAEETKEAFDVARNSMELLSTVLSSSPQQDALQDDLTTTLVQQCYQSQHTIQRFIETAGDNEALLFEALSVNDEVLKVLSKYEEMKKPMASARTEQPVVIPIATEHEDSVTVGNEDALVRKPAAARAMSGGDDDILDDLDEMIFGKKGGSSSQDVSKRQDPKKDDLINF, from the exons ATGAGCGACAATCTGATGGAGAAAGTGAACGCCCTCGGCGAGCGCCTCAAGATCACCGGGTCGGAGGTGGGCAAGCAGATGCAGGCCGGCATGAGCTCCATGAGCTTCAAGATGAAGGAGCTCTTCCAGGCGCAGACCCCGGCCGACAAGATCGTCGAGGACGCCACCGCCGAGACCCTCGAGGGGCCCGACTGGGCCGCCAACCTCGAAATCTGCGACCTGATCAACACCGAGAAGGTGAACAGCGTCGACCTCATCCGCGGGATCAAGAAGCGGATCATGCTCAAGGAGGCCAGGGTTCAGTTCCTCGCCCTCTTCCTCCTCGAGACCATCGTCAAGAACTGCGAGAAGGCCTTCTCCGAGGTTGCGGCCGAGAGGATTCTCGATGAGATGGTCAGGCTGATTGATGACCCCCAGACGGTGGTCAATAACAGGAACAAGGCCCTCACGCTCATTGAAGCATGGGGAGAATCTGGTGATGAGCTCCGCTACTTGCCGGTCTATGAGCAAACCTACAAG AGCCTGAAATCAAGAGGAATTCGGTTTCCTGGACGTGACAATGAGAGCCTGGCCCCCATATTTACTCCACCACGCTCTGTTGCTGAAGCTGAAGTTGCTGCAAATTTCTCCCAGCAAATATTCGAAGATGTACATGTGCATACATATACTGCTGAAGAAACAAAGGAAGCTTTCGATGTGGCCCGTAACAGCATGGAACTTCTTTCAACTGTTCTTTCATCCTCCCCTCAGCAGGATGCTTTGCAG GATGACTTAACAACCACTCTTGTGCAACAATGCTACCAATCTCAACATACTATCCAGAGATTCATCGAGACGGCTGGGGACAATGAGGCCTTGCTCTTCGAGGCCTTGAGTGTGAATGATGAAGTCCTGAAAGTGCTATCCAAATACGAAGAGATGAAGAAGCCCATGGCTTCGGCGCGTACAGAACAGCCAGTGGTCATACCAATTGCCACGGAGCATGAAGATTCCGTGACTGTTGGCAATGAGGATGCCCTGGTCAGAAAACCAGCTGCTGCTAGAGCAATGTCAGGCGGCGATGATGATATCCTCGATGATCTCGATGAGATGATATTTGGCAAGAAGGGAGGAAGCAGTTCCCAGGACGTGTCCAAAAGGCAGGACCCAAAGAAGGATGACCTAATCAACTTCTAA
- the LOC125514203 gene encoding 4-coumarate--CoA ligase 2, whose amino-acid sequence MIKVAAPEVQQPQAVAAAEAVSAVVPEATIFRSKLPDIDIPSHLPLHEYCFARAAELPDAPCLIAAATGRTYTFAETHALCRKAAAALHRLGVGHGDRVMILLQNCVEFAVAFFGASFLGAVSTAANPFCTPQEIHKQLVASGAKMIVTQSAYVDKLRHESFPRISTSGGDDTLTVITVDDEAATPDGCLPFWGIVGSADEGSVPEVSISPDDAVALPYSSGTTGLPKGVVLTHGGLVSSVAQQVDGENPNLYMREGDVALCVLPLFHIFSLNSVLLCAVRAGAAVMLMPKFEMGAMLAGIERWRVTVAAVVPPLVLALAKNPVVEQHDLSSIRIVLSGAAPLGKELQDALRGRLPQAIFGQGYGMTEAGPVLSMCPAFAREPTPAKSGSCGTVVRNAELKVVDPDTGLSLGRNLPGEICIRGPQIMKGYLNDPVATAATIDVEGWLHTGDVGYVDDDDEVFIVDRVKELIKFKGFQVPPAELEALLIAHPSIADAAVVPQKDDAAGEVPVAFVVRAADSDIAEEAIKEFVSKQVVFYKRLHKVYFTHAIPKSASGKILRKELRAKLVSPVTA is encoded by the exons ATGATCAAGGTCGCGGCGCCGGAGGTGCAGCAGCCGCAGGCCGTCGCCGCAGCCGAGGCGGTCTCGGCGGTGGTGCCGGAGGCGACCATCTTCCGGTCCAAGCTTCCGGACATCGACATCCCCAGCCACCTGCCCCTGCACGAGTACTGCTTCGCCAGGGCGGCCGAGCTCCCGGACGCGCCGTGCCTCATCGCCGCGGCCACGGGGAGGACCTACACGTTCGCGGAGACGCATGCGCTCTGCCGCAAGGCCGCCGCGGCGCTGCACCGGCTCGGCGTCGGCCACGGGGACCGCGTCATGATCCTGCTCCAGAACTGCGTGGAgttcgccgtcgccttcttcggcgcGTCCTTCCTCGGCGCCGTCAGCACGGCGGCCAACCCGTTCTGCACCCCGCAGGAGATCCACAAGCAGCTCGTCGCCTCCGGCGCCAAGATGATCGTCACCCAGTCCGCCTACGTCGACAAGCTCCGGCACGAGAGCTTCCCGAGAATCAGCACAAGCGGCGGCGACGACACGCTCACCGTAAtcaccgtcgacgacgaggcggcCACCCCGGACGGATGCCTGCCCTTCTGGGGGATCGTCGGGTCCGCCGACGAGGGCTCGGTCCCGGAGGTGTCCATCTCGCCGGACGACGCCGTGGCGCTGCCCTACTCGTCGGGCACGACGGGGCTGCCCAAGGGCGTGGTGCTGACGCACGGGGGCCTGGTGTCGAGCGTGGCGCAGCAGGTGGACGGCGAGAACCCGAACCTGTACATGCGGGAGGGGGACGTGGCGCTCTGCGTGCTGCCGCTGTTCCACATCTTCTCGCTCAACTCGGTGCTGCTGTGCGCGGTGCGCGCCGGCGCGGCCGTGATGCTGATGCCCAAGTTCGAGATGGGCGCCATGCTGGCGGGCATCGAGCGGTGGCGCGTGACGGTGGCCGCCGTGGTGCCGCCGCTGGTGCTGGCGCTGGCCAAGAACCCCGTGGTGGAGCAGCACGACCTGAGCTCCATCCGGATCGTGCTCTCCGGCGCCGCACCGCTCGGCAAGGAGCTCCAGGACGCGCTCCGTGGCCGCCTCCCGCAGGCCATCTTCGGACAG GGGTACGGGATGACGGAGGCCGGGCCGGTGCTGTCCATGTGCCCGGCGTTCGCGAGGGAGCCGACGCCGGCCAAGTCCGGGTCGTGCGGCACGGTGGTGCGCAACGCGGAGCTCAAGGTGGTCGACCCCGACACGGGCCTCTCCCTCGGCCGCAACCTCCCCGGCGAGATCTGCATCCGCGGCCCGCAGATCATGAAAGGCTACCTGAATGACCCCGTGGCCACCGCCGCGACGATCGACGTCGAGGGGTGGCTGCACACCGGCGACGTCGGCTAcgtcgacgacgacgacgaggtcTTCATCGTCGACCGCGTCAAGGAGCTCATCAAGTTCAAGGGCTTCCAG GTGCCGCCGGCCGAGCTGGAGGCTCTGCTCATCGCGCATCCCTCCATCGCCGACGCCGCCGTCGTCCC GCAAAAGGATGACGCCGCCGGCGAGGTCCCGGTCGCGTTCGTGGTGCGCGCCGCCGACTCCGACATCGCCGAGGAGGCCATCAAGGAGTTCGTATCCAAGCAG GTGGTGTTTTACAAGAGGCTGCACAAGGTGTACTTCACCCATGCGATCCCCAAGTCGGCGTCAGGGAAGATACTGAGGAAAGAGCTCAGAGCCAAGCTCGTCTCCCCCGTCACTGCCTGA